A DNA window from Sphingomonas profundi contains the following coding sequences:
- a CDS encoding MFS transporter: MAIREEAMSTGARVGGAKLAAFSVTALAIQALATLLIVFLPEFYANTIGLPVGAVGTAFMAVRAIDLVIDFVLGGLIDATHTPWGRFRPWLLASAPVLVVPILMLFGAERGATTLYLWVWLLVVFLGFSMIVLSHLAWTATLSSDPAGRTRVFAWWQVFATAGQFSILALLPIVARLYPDDPGAGVRAAGWVMAVLIPLAILLAISTVPERVLPARTHARTSPRDYIAIFRQNAVLRLVLADLAIAMSTGIANAVALFFYMGQLGFDRAVASTLILISYAFAFIGTPLFAALAGRVGKPRALMIGALAQAAFQIMVALQPANTFALTAATVAALGLCIPIAWFLPRAMMADVADATRASTGVDRSGLLYASLNGSMKLALGLAVGLAFLLLEWTGFNPANAADPAYSLLLRLLVGGIPALLSLAVALCMYRYPDTRTAG; this comes from the coding sequence ATGGCGATACGGGAAGAAGCGATGTCGACCGGTGCGCGTGTCGGCGGCGCGAAGCTTGCGGCCTTCAGCGTAACCGCCCTAGCCATCCAGGCCCTGGCCACGCTGCTGATCGTGTTCCTGCCCGAATTCTACGCCAATACCATAGGCTTGCCGGTGGGCGCCGTGGGTACGGCGTTTATGGCGGTGCGCGCGATCGATCTCGTGATCGATTTCGTGCTTGGTGGACTGATCGATGCCACGCACACGCCCTGGGGGCGGTTCCGACCGTGGCTGCTGGCGAGCGCGCCGGTGCTGGTCGTACCGATCTTGATGCTGTTCGGGGCCGAAAGGGGGGCCACTACGCTCTATCTGTGGGTCTGGTTGCTCGTCGTGTTCCTCGGTTTCTCCATGATCGTGCTGTCGCATCTCGCATGGACGGCGACATTGTCGAGCGATCCCGCCGGGCGAACGCGTGTCTTTGCCTGGTGGCAGGTCTTCGCCACCGCCGGGCAATTCTCGATCCTGGCGTTGCTGCCGATCGTCGCGCGCCTGTATCCGGACGATCCGGGGGCGGGCGTCCGCGCGGCGGGCTGGGTCATGGCCGTGCTCATCCCGCTCGCCATCCTGCTGGCGATATCGACCGTCCCTGAGCGTGTGCTGCCCGCCAGGACACATGCCCGCACGAGCCCACGCGACTATATCGCGATCTTCAGGCAGAATGCGGTGCTGCGGCTGGTTCTTGCCGATCTTGCGATCGCGATGTCCACAGGCATCGCCAACGCCGTCGCTCTCTTCTTCTACATGGGCCAGCTTGGTTTCGATCGTGCCGTGGCCAGCACGCTGATCCTGATTTCCTATGCTTTCGCCTTCATTGGTACGCCGTTGTTCGCCGCGCTTGCCGGCAGGGTGGGCAAGCCGAGGGCGCTCATGATCGGCGCGCTCGCCCAGGCGGCGTTTCAGATCATGGTCGCCTTGCAGCCGGCGAACACCTTCGCGCTGACCGCGGCGACCGTCGCGGCGCTCGGCCTATGCATCCCTATTGCCTGGTTCCTGCCGCGCGCCATGATGGCCGACGTCGCCGACGCGACCCGCGCGAGCACCGGCGTCGATCGCTCCGGACTGCTGTACGCATCGCTGAACGGTTCGATGAAGCTGGCGCTGGGCCTGGCCGTCGGGCTGGCGTTCCTGCTGCTGGAATGGACGGGGTTCAATCCCGCGAACGCCGCGGATCCGGCTTATTCCCTGCTGCTGCGCCTTCTTGTCGGCGGGATTCCGGCCCTTCTGTCTCTGGCCGTGGCATTGTGCATGTACCGTTATCCGGATACCCGGACCGCCGGGTAA